Proteins encoded together in one Kutzneria kofuensis window:
- the priA gene encoding bifunctional 1-(5-phosphoribosyl)-5-((5-phosphoribosylamino)methylideneamino)imidazole-4-carboxamide isomerase/phosphoribosylanthranilate isomerase PriA, with product MTFYLLPAVDVADGKAVRLVQGEAGTETSYGDPLEAALAWQNDGAEWIHLVDLDAAFGRGSNRELLAGVVGKLDVKVELSGGIRDDESLAAALSTGCTRVNLGTAALENPQWCAKAIAEHGDKVAVGLDVRITEQGHRLAARGWTSDGGDLWDVLERLDRDGCSRYVVTDVSKDGTLRGPNLELLRAVCDRTDAPVIASGGVSSVDDLVALSGLAADGVEGAIVGKALYAGAFTLPDALAAVR from the coding sequence GTGACGTTCTACCTGCTCCCCGCCGTCGACGTCGCCGACGGCAAGGCGGTGCGACTGGTCCAGGGCGAGGCCGGCACCGAGACCTCCTACGGCGACCCGCTGGAAGCCGCGCTCGCGTGGCAGAACGACGGCGCCGAGTGGATCCATCTCGTCGACCTCGACGCCGCGTTCGGCCGCGGTTCCAACCGTGAGCTGCTCGCCGGTGTCGTCGGCAAGCTCGACGTGAAGGTGGAGCTGTCCGGCGGCATCCGCGACGACGAGTCGCTCGCCGCCGCGCTGTCCACCGGCTGCACCCGGGTCAACCTCGGCACCGCCGCGCTGGAGAACCCGCAGTGGTGCGCCAAGGCGATCGCCGAGCACGGCGACAAGGTGGCGGTCGGGCTGGACGTCCGGATCACCGAGCAGGGCCACCGGCTGGCCGCCCGGGGCTGGACCAGCGACGGCGGCGACCTGTGGGACGTGCTCGAGCGGCTGGACCGGGACGGCTGCTCCCGGTACGTGGTGACCGACGTGAGCAAGGACGGCACGCTGCGCGGCCCCAACCTGGAGCTGCTGCGCGCGGTCTGCGACCGGACGGACGCCCCCGTGATCGCGTCCGGCGGTGTGTCCAGTGTGGACGATCTGGTCGCGCTGTCGGGACTGGCCGCGGACGGCGTCGAGGGCGCGATCGTCGGCAAGGCCCTCTACGCCGGCGCGTTCACTCTCCCTGACGCTCTCGCAGCAGTTCGCTGA
- a CDS encoding Clp protease N-terminal domain-containing protein gives MTMPRLDDMINLVATLHPDGDPLARLAEAVQQADRLGELSDHLVGHFVDQARRAGATWTDIGRSMGVTKQAAQKRFVPKDEPMDWGPFSRFTDYARRVVAQSQAEAQSAGHGYIGTEHVLIALISLPEGLAAQALIAQGITEEQVRAAVKVAAPAGGETVTGHIPFTPRVRKVLELAVREALRLEHNFIGTEHVLLGLLAEGDGVGAKVLTGLGVDTEELERYIVAKLSELLRERQGE, from the coding sequence ATGACGATGCCACGACTCGACGACATGATCAACCTGGTCGCCACCCTGCACCCGGACGGCGACCCGCTGGCCCGGCTGGCCGAGGCGGTGCAGCAGGCGGACCGCCTCGGCGAGCTGTCCGACCACCTGGTCGGGCACTTCGTCGACCAGGCCCGCCGGGCCGGCGCCACCTGGACCGACATCGGTCGCAGCATGGGCGTGACCAAGCAGGCCGCGCAGAAACGCTTCGTGCCCAAGGACGAGCCGATGGACTGGGGCCCGTTCAGCCGGTTCACCGACTACGCCCGGCGCGTCGTCGCCCAGTCCCAGGCCGAGGCCCAGTCCGCCGGCCACGGCTACATCGGCACCGAGCACGTGCTGATCGCGCTGATCTCACTGCCGGAGGGCCTGGCCGCGCAAGCCCTGATCGCGCAGGGCATCACCGAGGAGCAGGTCCGCGCCGCGGTGAAGGTCGCGGCGCCGGCCGGAGGCGAGACCGTCACCGGGCACATCCCGTTCACGCCGCGGGTGCGCAAGGTGCTGGAGCTGGCCGTGCGCGAGGCGCTGCGCCTCGAACACAACTTCATCGGCACCGAGCACGTGCTGCTGGGCCTGCTGGCCGAGGGCGACGGCGTCGGCGCGAAGGTGCTCACCGGCCTCGGCGTCGACACCGAGGAACTGGAGCGCTACATCGTGGCCAAGCTCAGCGAACTGCTGCGAGAGCGTCAGGGAGAGTGA
- a CDS encoding Uma2 family endonuclease: protein MTASPRGWHMPPEFDHPLTIAEYERLPEDTEHRWELQEGSLVMSPSPRPRHALAAAELRGQLKPQLPAGLYGLPDIDINLELFPVNGPGQVRRPDLVVVDKAAYERADGEGTLLRASEVRLVVEVVSPGSVRMDNLTKRGEYADAGISHYWIIDVNEPVSLVECHLAGEFGYQDNGGVTGVFTTSVPFPVRIDLNALIRPT from the coding sequence GTGACTGCGTCGCCCCGGGGCTGGCACATGCCGCCCGAGTTCGATCACCCCCTGACGATTGCCGAGTATGAACGCCTGCCCGAAGACACCGAACACCGCTGGGAACTCCAGGAGGGCTCACTCGTGATGAGCCCGTCACCGCGGCCGCGCCACGCGCTGGCGGCGGCCGAGCTTCGCGGCCAGTTGAAGCCGCAGCTGCCCGCTGGCCTGTACGGGTTGCCGGACATCGACATCAACCTGGAGCTGTTCCCAGTGAACGGTCCAGGCCAGGTGCGTCGCCCGGATCTGGTTGTCGTGGACAAAGCGGCCTACGAACGGGCCGACGGAGAGGGCACGCTACTGCGAGCCTCCGAAGTGCGGCTGGTGGTTGAGGTTGTGTCGCCGGGATCGGTCCGTATGGACAATCTCACCAAACGTGGCGAATACGCCGACGCTGGTATTTCGCACTACTGGATCATCGATGTGAACGAGCCCGTCTCGCTGGTCGAGTGCCATCTGGCCGGGGAGTTCGGATACCAGGACAACGGCGGCGTCACCGGTGTGTTCACCACGTCGGTGCCGTTCCCGGTGCGCATCGACCTGAACGCCCTGATCCGGCCCACGTAG
- a CDS encoding AAA family ATPase — MAGLFIRRVRLDEPSTGRYPFTLPVVRWLSKADGIDLGAGVTFLIGENGAGKSTLVEAIAVAAGFNPEGGSQDFRFATRATESSLGDYLTLSRGIGKPRTGFFLRAESYYNVATEIERLGHDSIQHYGGRSPHERSHGESFLDLVTHRFGPNGLYILDEPEAALSVRGCLALVARMADLVEQDCQLIVATHSPILLSLPGAAILEVGEDGAVERVDFDTALPVRLTREFLADPDRYLRHLLAGP, encoded by the coding sequence GTGGCCGGCCTGTTCATCCGCCGTGTGCGGCTCGACGAGCCGTCGACCGGGCGCTACCCCTTCACACTGCCGGTGGTGCGGTGGCTGTCCAAAGCGGACGGTATCGACCTCGGGGCCGGCGTCACGTTCCTGATCGGGGAGAACGGGGCCGGGAAGTCCACGCTGGTGGAGGCGATCGCGGTGGCGGCGGGCTTCAACCCGGAGGGCGGCAGCCAGGATTTCCGGTTCGCGACGCGGGCGACGGAATCGTCGCTGGGGGACTACCTGACGCTGAGCCGGGGGATCGGAAAGCCCAGGACGGGTTTCTTCCTCAGGGCGGAGTCGTACTACAACGTGGCGACGGAGATCGAGCGGCTGGGCCACGACTCGATCCAGCACTACGGCGGCCGCTCGCCGCACGAGCGGTCGCACGGAGAGTCCTTTCTGGACCTGGTGACGCACCGCTTCGGCCCGAACGGCCTGTACATCCTGGACGAGCCGGAGGCGGCGCTGTCGGTGCGGGGCTGCCTGGCCCTGGTGGCGAGGATGGCGGACCTGGTGGAGCAGGACTGCCAGCTGATCGTGGCGACCCACTCGCCGATCCTGCTGTCGCTGCCGGGGGCGGCGATCCTGGAGGTCGGGGAGGACGGCGCGGTCGAGCGGGTGGACTTCGACACGGCGCTGCCGGTGCGGCTGACCCGCGAGTTCCTCGCCGACCCGGACCGCTACCTACGGCACCTGCTGGCGGGCCCGTAG
- the hisF gene encoding imidazole glycerol phosphate synthase subunit HisF — MPVAVRVIPCLDVDRGRVVKGVNFTDLRDAGDPVELAAAYDAAGADELTFLDVTASSSDRETTYDVVRRTAEQVFIPLTVGGGVRAPEDVDRLLRAGADKVSINTAAIARPELLREASQRFGAQCIVLSVDARRVPADGQPTASGFEVTTHGGRRGTGIDAVEWAARGQELGVGEILLNSMDADGTKAGFDLELIRLVRSVVSVPLIASGGAGQVDHFPPAIEAGADAVLAASVFHFGTLSIGEVKDELRGAGVVVR, encoded by the coding sequence ATGCCCGTCGCAGTCCGTGTCATCCCCTGTCTCGACGTCGACCGGGGCCGTGTCGTCAAAGGCGTCAACTTCACCGACCTGCGGGACGCGGGCGACCCGGTCGAGCTGGCCGCCGCCTACGACGCGGCCGGCGCGGACGAGCTGACCTTCCTGGACGTGACGGCCTCGTCCTCGGACCGGGAGACAACCTACGACGTGGTCCGGCGCACGGCCGAGCAGGTGTTCATCCCGCTCACGGTCGGCGGCGGGGTGCGCGCGCCGGAGGACGTGGACCGGCTGCTGCGCGCGGGCGCGGACAAGGTCAGCATCAACACGGCCGCGATCGCCCGGCCGGAGCTGCTGCGCGAGGCGTCGCAGCGGTTCGGCGCGCAGTGCATCGTGCTGTCGGTGGACGCGCGGCGGGTGCCGGCGGACGGCCAGCCGACGGCGTCGGGCTTCGAGGTCACGACCCACGGTGGCCGTCGCGGCACGGGCATCGACGCCGTCGAGTGGGCGGCCCGGGGCCAGGAGTTGGGCGTCGGCGAGATCCTGCTCAACTCGATGGACGCCGACGGCACGAAGGCCGGCTTCGACCTGGAGCTGATCCGGCTGGTGCGGTCGGTGGTGAGCGTGCCGCTGATCGCCAGCGGCGGCGCCGGCCAGGTCGACCACTTCCCGCCGGCGATCGAGGCCGGCGCGGACGCGGTGCTCGCGGCGAGCGTGTTCCACTTCGGCACGCTCAGCATCGGCGAGGTGAAGGACGAGCTCAGGGGCGCGGGAGTGGTGGTCCGGTGA
- the hisI gene encoding phosphoribosyl-AMP cyclohydrolase, with translation MTDTLDPEIAKRLKRNAEGLVCAVAQQRGTGEVLMVAWMDDAALHRTLTTREATYFSRSRNQQWIKGETSGHTQRVHEVRLDCDGDTVLLVVDQEGGACHTGDRTCFDAVKLL, from the coding sequence GTGACCGACACGCTCGACCCCGAGATCGCCAAGCGGCTCAAGCGAAACGCCGAGGGCCTGGTGTGTGCCGTGGCGCAGCAGCGCGGCACCGGCGAGGTGCTGATGGTGGCGTGGATGGACGACGCCGCGCTGCACCGCACGCTGACCACCCGTGAGGCGACGTACTTCTCCCGCAGCCGCAACCAGCAGTGGATCAAGGGTGAAACCTCGGGCCACACGCAGCGAGTGCACGAAGTGCGGCTCGATTGTGACGGAGACACGGTGCTGTTGGTGGTCGACCAGGAGGGCGGGGCCTGTCACACGGGCGACCGCACCTGTTTCGACGCCGTCAAGCTGCTGTGA
- a CDS encoding TetR/AcrR family transcriptional regulator, which produces MTDPKRRGRRPAGEDTKAALLAAAREVFTEQGFDGATVRAIAARAEVDPAMVNHWFGGKQGLFAAAVQLPITPEWIKEHVFAGPVDELAVRVVRQFLAVWDNTGGGAFATLVRSAATQESAAQMLREFITAVFGGMLRELGVDQPELRLALFGSQLSGLGLARYVIRLEPLASADVETLVATIGPTLQRYLTGKL; this is translated from the coding sequence GTGACCGATCCGAAGCGGCGGGGCCGCCGGCCCGCCGGCGAGGACACCAAGGCCGCCCTGCTCGCGGCCGCCCGGGAGGTCTTCACCGAACAGGGTTTCGACGGCGCCACGGTACGCGCCATCGCCGCCCGGGCGGAGGTCGATCCCGCCATGGTCAACCACTGGTTCGGCGGCAAGCAGGGCCTGTTCGCGGCGGCCGTGCAGCTGCCCATCACCCCCGAGTGGATCAAGGAGCACGTGTTCGCCGGTCCCGTCGATGAGCTGGCCGTACGGGTCGTGCGGCAGTTCCTCGCCGTGTGGGACAACACCGGTGGCGGGGCCTTCGCCACGCTCGTGCGCAGCGCCGCCACGCAGGAGTCGGCGGCCCAGATGCTGCGGGAGTTCATCACCGCCGTATTCGGGGGCATGCTTCGTGAACTCGGCGTCGATCAACCCGAACTCCGGCTCGCCCTGTTCGGGTCCCAGCTGTCCGGACTCGGCCTGGCCCGGTACGTGATCCGGCTGGAGCCGCTGGCCTCCGCCGACGTGGAGACGCTCGTGGCCACCATCGGGCCGACGCTGCAGCGTTACCTGACCGGAAAACTCTGA
- a CDS encoding anthranilate synthase component I, producing the protein MVSAFGEVSPSREEFRALAAQRRVIPVVRRLLADAETPVGVYRKLAADRPGTFLLESAENGRSWSRWSFVGVRSPAALTVLDGEAAWTGKPPVGLPRGGDPLQALRETIEILRTDPLPDLPPLTGGMVGFIGYDAVRRLERLPELAENDLQIPEMVMLLATDLAALDHHSGSITLIANAVNWDDSPERVDAAYDDAVRRLDQMTEELSTETPPTASVLRPAEVRMRRRRTSEEFGAAVETAKEAIRAGEAFQVVLSQRFEMDTTADALDVYRVLRTTNPSPYMYLLRLEGFDIVGASPEALVTVREGKATAHPIAGTRWRGADADEDALLEKDLLSDAKERAEHLMLVDLGRNDLGRVCRPGSVHVVDFFKVERYSHVMHIVSTVTGELDEGRTAFDALTACFPAGTLSGAPKPRAMELIEELEPTRRGLYGGIVGYLDFAGDGDTAIAIRTALVRDGVAYVQAGAGIVADSNPQAEDTECLNKARAVLAAIATAETLRPARESVTADV; encoded by the coding sequence ATGGTCAGTGCCTTCGGGGAGGTCAGTCCCAGCCGCGAGGAGTTCCGCGCGCTGGCGGCGCAGCGCAGGGTCATCCCGGTCGTCCGCCGCCTGCTGGCGGACGCCGAGACGCCGGTGGGGGTGTACCGCAAGCTCGCCGCCGACCGGCCGGGCACCTTCCTGCTGGAGTCAGCCGAGAACGGCCGCTCCTGGTCGCGCTGGTCCTTCGTGGGCGTGCGCAGCCCGGCGGCGCTGACCGTGCTGGACGGCGAGGCGGCGTGGACCGGCAAGCCCCCGGTGGGCCTGCCCCGCGGCGGCGACCCGCTGCAGGCCCTGCGCGAGACGATCGAGATCCTGCGCACGGACCCGCTGCCCGACCTGCCGCCGCTGACGGGCGGCATGGTCGGCTTCATCGGCTACGACGCGGTGCGCCGGCTGGAGCGCCTGCCGGAGCTGGCCGAGAACGACCTGCAGATCCCCGAGATGGTGATGCTGCTGGCCACCGACCTGGCGGCGCTGGACCACCACTCCGGCTCCATCACGCTGATCGCCAACGCCGTCAACTGGGACGACTCCCCGGAGCGGGTCGACGCCGCGTACGACGACGCCGTCCGCCGGCTGGACCAGATGACCGAGGAACTGTCCACGGAGACCCCGCCGACGGCGTCGGTGCTGCGGCCGGCCGAGGTGCGGATGCGCCGCCGCCGCACGTCCGAGGAGTTCGGCGCGGCCGTGGAGACGGCCAAGGAGGCCATCCGCGCCGGCGAGGCGTTCCAGGTCGTGCTGTCGCAGCGGTTCGAGATGGACACCACCGCCGACGCCCTGGACGTCTACCGGGTGCTGCGCACGACCAACCCCAGCCCGTACATGTACCTGCTGCGGCTGGAGGGCTTCGACATCGTCGGCGCGAGCCCGGAGGCGCTGGTCACGGTGCGCGAGGGCAAGGCGACCGCGCACCCGATCGCCGGCACCCGCTGGCGCGGCGCGGACGCCGACGAGGACGCGTTGCTGGAGAAGGACCTGCTCTCCGACGCCAAGGAACGCGCCGAGCACCTGATGCTGGTCGACCTGGGCCGCAACGACCTGGGCCGGGTCTGCCGCCCCGGCTCCGTGCACGTGGTCGACTTCTTCAAGGTCGAGCGGTACAGCCACGTCATGCACATCGTGTCCACGGTCACCGGCGAGCTGGACGAGGGCCGCACCGCCTTCGACGCGCTGACGGCCTGCTTCCCGGCCGGCACGTTGTCCGGCGCGCCGAAACCCCGTGCCATGGAGCTGATCGAGGAGCTGGAGCCGACCCGGCGCGGCCTGTACGGCGGCATCGTCGGCTACCTGGACTTCGCCGGCGACGGCGACACGGCGATCGCCATCCGCACGGCCCTGGTCCGCGACGGCGTGGCGTACGTGCAGGCCGGCGCGGGCATCGTGGCCGACTCGAACCCGCAGGCGGAGGACACCGAGTGCCTGAACAAGGCGCGCGCGGTGCTCGCCGCCATCGCCACCGCGGAGACGCTGCGGCCGGCCCGCGAGTCGGTGACCGCCGATGTCTGA
- a CDS encoding Trp biosynthesis-associated membrane protein, producing the protein MSDRRPLWTVVGLLALASLLLWASSLMTWSWTQHSDPLAGVVTTKLTGSEREAALVPLALLSLALIAAVVATGGLVRRIAGGVVFLVGVWTVWLAFDGANEVFSTHPDAYPFATIAAGHGIAVLAGLAVTLAGVLLVRSGHRMPRLGAKYQAPSQARRVSDPDRELWQALDAGSDPTASQ; encoded by the coding sequence ATGTCTGACCGGCGTCCACTCTGGACGGTAGTTGGGCTGCTGGCGCTGGCCTCGCTGCTGCTGTGGGCGTCGTCGCTGATGACGTGGTCGTGGACGCAGCACAGCGACCCGCTGGCCGGGGTGGTCACCACCAAGCTCACCGGCTCGGAGCGGGAGGCCGCGCTGGTGCCGCTGGCCCTGCTGTCGCTGGCGCTGATCGCCGCGGTGGTGGCGACCGGCGGCCTGGTGCGGCGGATCGCCGGCGGGGTGGTCTTCCTCGTCGGCGTCTGGACGGTCTGGCTCGCCTTCGACGGAGCGAACGAAGTCTTCAGCACGCACCCCGATGCCTACCCCTTCGCGACGATCGCGGCGGGTCACGGCATCGCGGTGCTGGCCGGGCTGGCCGTGACGCTGGCGGGTGTCCTGTTGGTCCGATCCGGCCACCGGATGCCCCGGCTCGGGGCGAAATACCAGGCCCCGTCGCAGGCCAGGCGGGTGAGCGACCCGGACCGGGAGCTGTGGCAGGCGCTGGACGCCGGCTCCGACCCCACCGCCAGTCAGTGA
- the trpC gene encoding indole-3-glycerol phosphate synthase TrpC — translation MSVLDSIIDGVRADLAVREAEIPFEVIKERSLAAPAPRDVMAALNAPGIGVIAEVKRRSPARGELAPVLDPAELARDYEAAGARVISVLTERRHFGGSLADLDAVRAAVNVPLLRKDFVVSPYQVHEARAHGADMVLLIVAALEQNALEALLDRVESLGMVALVEVHNAEECDRALEAGATVLGVNARNLHTLEVDRDVFTRLAPGLPFDTYKVAESGVRSPGDLMAYAGAGADSVLVGESLITSGDPKAAVTQLVTAGSHPACPRPSR, via the coding sequence GTGTCCGTGCTCGACTCGATCATCGACGGCGTCCGCGCCGACCTGGCCGTGCGCGAGGCCGAGATCCCATTCGAGGTCATCAAGGAACGCTCACTGGCGGCGCCCGCGCCGCGGGACGTGATGGCCGCCCTGAACGCGCCCGGCATCGGCGTCATCGCCGAGGTGAAGCGGCGCAGCCCGGCGCGCGGCGAACTGGCCCCGGTGCTCGATCCGGCTGAACTGGCAAGGGATTACGAGGCCGCGGGCGCTCGCGTGATCAGCGTGCTGACCGAGCGGCGGCACTTCGGCGGGTCGCTGGCCGACCTCGACGCCGTGCGGGCCGCGGTGAACGTTCCGTTGCTGCGCAAGGACTTCGTGGTCAGCCCGTACCAGGTGCACGAGGCGCGGGCGCACGGCGCCGACATGGTGCTGCTGATCGTCGCCGCGCTGGAGCAGAACGCGCTGGAGGCGCTGCTGGACCGCGTGGAGTCGCTGGGCATGGTCGCGCTCGTCGAGGTGCACAACGCCGAGGAGTGCGACCGGGCCCTGGAGGCCGGCGCGACGGTGCTCGGCGTGAACGCGCGCAATCTGCACACCCTCGAGGTGGACCGGGACGTGTTCACCCGCCTGGCGCCCGGCCTGCCGTTCGACACCTACAAGGTGGCCGAGTCCGGCGTGCGCAGCCCCGGCGACCTGATGGCCTACGCCGGCGCCGGCGCGGACTCGGTGCTGGTCGGCGAGAGCCTGATCACCAGCGGCGACCCGAAGGCGGCGGTGACGCAGCTGGTCACCGCCGGCTCGCACCCCGCGTGCCCGCGGCCGAGTCGATAG
- the trpB gene encoding tryptophan synthase subunit beta, translating to MTDKHDPDQRGYFGAYGGRFMPEALIAAMDELTAVYEKARLDPEFRGEFDRLLRDYAGRPSLLTEAKRFAEHAGGARILLKREDLNHTGSHKINNVLGQALLTKRMGKKRVIAETGAGQHGVATATACALMGLDCVIYMGEVDTERQALNVARMRLLGAEVIPVKTGSRTLKDAINEALRDWVANVDTTHYLLGTAAGGHPFPVMVRNFHRIIGIEARQQCLDLIGRLPDVVAACVGGGSNAIGIFHGFLDDPEVRLVGLEPGGHGIDSGEHGATLSEGTPGMLHGARSYLLQDEDGQTIEAYSISAGLDYPGVGPEHSYLKDIGRAEYRPVTDAEAMDAMMLLSRTEGIIPAIESSHALAGALVLGRELGPDGVILVNLSGRGDKDMGTANKFFNLVPESES from the coding sequence ATGACCGACAAGCACGATCCGGACCAGCGGGGCTATTTCGGCGCGTACGGCGGCCGGTTCATGCCGGAGGCGCTGATCGCCGCGATGGACGAGCTGACCGCGGTGTACGAGAAGGCCCGCCTGGACCCGGAGTTCAGAGGCGAGTTCGACCGGCTGCTGCGCGACTACGCCGGCCGCCCGTCGCTGCTCACCGAGGCCAAGCGGTTCGCCGAGCACGCCGGCGGCGCGCGCATCCTGCTCAAGCGCGAGGACCTCAACCACACCGGCTCGCACAAGATCAACAACGTGCTCGGCCAGGCCCTGCTGACCAAGCGCATGGGCAAGAAGCGGGTCATCGCCGAGACCGGCGCCGGCCAGCACGGCGTGGCCACCGCCACCGCGTGCGCGCTGATGGGCCTCGACTGCGTGATCTACATGGGCGAGGTCGACACCGAGCGGCAGGCGCTGAACGTGGCCCGGATGCGGCTGCTCGGCGCCGAGGTGATCCCGGTGAAGACCGGCTCGCGCACCCTCAAGGACGCCATCAACGAGGCGCTGCGGGACTGGGTCGCCAACGTCGACACCACCCACTACCTGCTCGGCACCGCCGCCGGCGGCCACCCGTTCCCGGTGATGGTCCGCAACTTCCACCGGATCATCGGCATCGAGGCCCGGCAGCAGTGCCTGGACCTGATCGGCCGGCTGCCCGACGTGGTCGCGGCCTGCGTCGGCGGCGGCTCCAACGCGATCGGCATCTTCCACGGCTTCCTCGACGACCCCGAGGTCCGGCTGGTCGGCCTGGAACCCGGCGGGCACGGCATCGACTCCGGCGAGCACGGTGCCACCCTGTCCGAGGGCACGCCCGGCATGCTGCACGGCGCCCGGTCGTACCTGCTGCAGGACGAGGACGGCCAGACCATCGAGGCGTACTCCATCTCGGCCGGCCTGGACTACCCGGGCGTCGGCCCGGAGCACTCGTACCTCAAGGACATCGGCCGCGCCGAGTACCGGCCGGTGACCGACGCCGAGGCGATGGACGCGATGATGCTGCTGTCCCGCACCGAGGGCATCATCCCGGCCATCGAGTCCTCGCACGCACTGGCCGGCGCCCTGGTCCTGGGCCGTGAGCTGGGCCCGGACGGCGTGATCCTGGTGAACCTGTCCGGCCGCGGCGACAAGGACATGGGCACCGCCAACAAGTTCTTCAACCTCGTGCCGGAGAGTGAGTCCTGA
- the trpA gene encoding tryptophan synthase subunit alpha, whose amino-acid sequence MPLLAEGRSSLIGYLPAGFPTVEGSKSLLKAMIDGGCDLVEVGVPYSDPVMDGPTIQAAADQALAGGFRLRHVFEVVEAVSAAGGKAVVMSYWNPIYHYGVDRFSRDLAAAGGLGIITPDLVPDEAEEWMAASQAHGLNRIFLVAPSSTEERIAMTAAASSGFLYATSVMGVTGARDVVGSAAPELVARVRAHTDLPIGVGLGVKSGAQAAELAGFADAVIVGSAFVTRSAEGESGVADLAKELADGVRNPVVPAA is encoded by the coding sequence ATGCCGCTGCTCGCCGAGGGACGCTCCTCGCTGATCGGTTACCTGCCGGCCGGCTTCCCCACCGTCGAGGGCTCGAAGTCGCTGCTCAAGGCCATGATCGACGGTGGCTGCGACCTGGTCGAGGTGGGCGTGCCCTACTCGGACCCGGTGATGGACGGCCCGACCATCCAGGCCGCCGCCGACCAGGCCCTGGCCGGCGGTTTCCGGCTGCGGCACGTGTTCGAGGTCGTCGAGGCCGTCTCGGCGGCCGGCGGCAAGGCCGTGGTGATGAGCTACTGGAACCCGATCTACCACTACGGCGTGGACAGGTTCTCGCGTGACCTGGCCGCGGCCGGCGGGCTCGGCATCATCACGCCGGACCTGGTGCCGGACGAGGCCGAGGAGTGGATGGCGGCGTCGCAGGCGCACGGCCTGAACCGCATCTTCCTGGTCGCGCCGTCCTCGACCGAGGAGCGCATCGCCATGACCGCGGCGGCCAGCAGCGGCTTCCTGTACGCCACGTCCGTGATGGGCGTGACCGGCGCGCGGGACGTCGTCGGTTCGGCGGCCCCGGAGCTGGTGGCGCGGGTCCGCGCGCACACCGACCTGCCGATCGGCGTCGGCCTGGGCGTGAAGTCCGGGGCGCAGGCGGCCGAGCTGGCCGGCTTCGCCGACGCGGTCATCGTCGGCTCGGCCTTCGTGACCAGGTCGGCCGAGGGCGAGTCCGGCGTCGCCGACCTGGCCAAGGAGCTCGCCGACGGCGTCCGCAACCCGGTGGTCCCGGCGGCCTGA